The Pogona vitticeps strain Pit_001003342236 chromosome 3, PviZW2.1, whole genome shotgun sequence genome includes a window with the following:
- the ATP1B1 gene encoding sodium/potassium-transporting ATPase subunit beta-1: MARGKAKEGDGNWKKFIWNSEKKEFLGRTGGSWFKILLFYVIFYGCLAGIFIGTIQVMLLTVSEFEPKYQDRVAPPGLTNVPQVLKMEISFNPNDAASYKKYTNLIDNFLKAYDPEMQKDSDMEFESCGTEPSIPKDRGAYDSSRGKLSSCRFNRAWLENCSGLNDPSYGYKDGKPCVVIKLNRILGFTPKPPLNESIPEDLQAKYNPNVIPVHCTAKKEEDLDKIGPVEYYGMGGFGGFPLQYYPYYGKVLQPKYLQPLIAVQFTNLTFDTELRIECKAYAQNIYYSDKDRFQGRFDMKFDIKSS; the protein is encoded by the exons ATGGCTCGCGGGAAAGCAAAAGAAGGGGATGGCAACTGGAAGAAATTTATCTGGAACTCCGAGAAGAAGGAATTCCTAGGAAGGACCGGCGGCAGTTGGT TTAAGATCCTCCTCTTCTATGTCATCTTCTATGGCTGCCTGGCAGGGATTTTCATTGGGACCATCCAAGTCATGCTTCTCACTGTCAGTGAGTTCGAGCCCAAGTATCAGGATCGAGTTGCACCTCCAG GGTTGACAAATGTCCCTCAGGTTCTCAAAATGGAGATCTCCTTCAATCCTAATGATGCTGCCTCATACAAGAAGTACACAAACCTCATTGACAACTTTTTGAAGGCTTATGATCCAGAAATGCAGAAAGATTCAGATATGGAGTTTGAGAGCTGTGGCA CTGAACCTTCCATCCCAAAAGACAGAGGTGCCTATGATTCTTCTCGAGGCAAGCTGTCATCTTGCAGGTTCAACCGTGCCTGGCTGGAGAACTGCTCTGGGCTAAATGATCCTTCCTATGGTTACAAGGACGGCAAACCATGTGTCGTCATCAAACTCAACCGAATCCTGGGCTTCACACCAAAG CCTCCACTCAATGAAAGCATCCCTGAAGATCTCCAGGCAAAATATAACCCCAACGTCATTCCTGTACATTGCACTGCTAAG AAAGAGGAAGACCTTGACAAAATTGGCCCCGTGGAATACTATGGCATGGGTGGTTTCGGTGGCTTTCCTCTCCAGTACTATCCATACTATGGCAAGGTGCTCCAGCCTAAATACCTCCAGCCCCTTATAGCTGTGCAATTCACCAACCTGACCTTCGACACGGAGCTGCGTATCGAGTGCAAGGCTTATGCTCAAAACATCTACTACAGTGACAAAGATCGTTTCCAGGGACGTTTTGATATGAAATTTGACATAAAAAGCAGCTGA